A segment of the Bacillus pseudomycoides genome:
AAGAAATGAAAACGGAGCGGAAGGAGTTTCAACCACCGTTTTTATTTAATTTATCCTCACTGCAAGCAACAGCGAATAAAGCATTTAAATTTTCACCGAAAAAGACCCTTGATATTACACAAGCGTTGTATCAAAAAGGGATTGTGTCGTATCCTCGTTCGGATTCTAACTATGTAACACAAGGAGAAGCAGCAACGTTTCCTGATATCTTGCAGAAGTTAAGCCAGTTTGATGATTATAAAGATTTGTTACCAGCACCGATTGAGTCCATTATGAATAATAAGCGGTATGTGAATGAGAAGAAGGTTACAGATCACTACGCCATCATTCCAACTGAACAAGTAACAAATCCAAGTAAACTATCTGGTGATGAAAAGAAAATTTACGATATGATTGTTAGAAGATTAATTGCGGCTCATTATGAGGTCGCGATTTTTGACTATACAACAATTACAACGCTTGTGGATGGTCGGGCAGAATTTATTTCAAAAGGGAAACAACAAATTCAAGAAGGATGGCGTAAAGTTATTTTTCAAGATGATAAAGATGATGAAACGATTCTTCCGATCGTAGCAGAAGGTGAGCAAGGGAAAGTCGTAAAGGTGAAAGTGAAAGAAGGAAAAACGCAGCCACCAAAGCGTTATACAGAAGGGCAACTCATTACATTAATGAAGACGGCTGGAAAGTACTTAGATAATGAAGAGCTTGAGAAAGTATTAAAGAAGACAGAAGGTTTAGGGACAGAAGCAACTCGTGCAGGCATCATTACAATGCTGAAAGATCGTAAATATATTGATGTGAAGAAAAACCAAGTGTATGCAACAGATAAAGGGAAAGTATTAATTACCGCAATAGGTGATAAAATTTTAGCTTCTCCAGAAATGACGGCAAAGTGGGAACAGCGCCTTGCGGAAATTGGAGAAGGTACAGCTTCACCAGCAACCTTTATGGAACAAACAAAAAAGTTATCAGCGAAAATTATTGAAGATGCGATTGAAATGTCTGAGAAATGGGACTTTACTGGATTGAATGTAGAGTCGATTGAGCGTAAAGGGTCGAAATTTACAGTAGGTAAAAAAGTGGGGAAATGTAAAAAGTGTGATGGTGATGTAATTGATAAATCAACTTTTTACGGTTGTTCGAATTATAATACAA
Coding sequences within it:
- the topB gene encoding DNA topoisomerase III; this translates as MKLIIAEKPDQGLALVSQFKYRRKDGYLEVEANELFPNGAYCTWAIGHLTQLCNPEYYHAEWKKWSLDTLPMIPERFQFEVTKSKYKQFNVVKQLLHNPQVTGIIHAGDAGREGELIVRNIINLCNVQKPMKRLWISSLTKQAIYQGFKNLLDESDTINTYYEAYTRSCADWVVGMNASRVFSILLKKKGMNDVFSAGRVQTPTLALIVKREKEIEDFKSEPFWEVFATFNIEGKKYEGKWEKDNESRLKDPEMANKIAAFCQNKPAEVKEMKTERKEFQPPFLFNLSSLQATANKAFKFSPKKTLDITQALYQKGIVSYPRSDSNYVTQGEAATFPDILQKLSQFDDYKDLLPAPIESIMNNKRYVNEKKVTDHYAIIPTEQVTNPSKLSGDEKKIYDMIVRRLIAAHYEVAIFDYTTITTLVDGRAEFISKGKQQIQEGWRKVIFQDDKDDETILPIVAEGEQGKVVKVKVKEGKTQPPKRYTEGQLITLMKTAGKYLDNEELEKVLKKTEGLGTEATRAGIITMLKDRKYIDVKKNQVYATDKGKVLITAIGDKILASPEMTAKWEQRLAEIGEGTASPATFMEQTKKLSAKIIEDAIEMSEKWDFTGLNVESIERKGSKFTVGKKVGKCKKCDGDVIDKSTFYGCSNYNTTQCDFTISKKILGKTISQKNMTKLLKGEQTDLIKEFKKNDKTFDAKLEWKEDRINFVFEK